A window of Perognathus longimembris pacificus isolate PPM17 chromosome 6, ASM2315922v1, whole genome shotgun sequence contains these coding sequences:
- the LOC125353185 gene encoding adipocyte plasma membrane-associated protein isoform X1 produces the protein MSEADGLRHRRPLRPQVVTDDGQAPEVKDGSSFSGRVFRMTFLMLAVSLTVPLLGAMLLLESPIDPQPLSFKEPPFLLGVLQPNTKLRQAERLFENQLIGPESIANIGDVMFTGTADGRVVKLENGEVEVIARFGSGPCKTRDDEPACGRPLGIRAGPNGTLFVADAYKGLFEVNPRKREVKLLLSSETPIEGKKMSFVNDLTITRDGKKIYFTDSSSKWQRRDYLLLIMEGSDDGRLLEYDTETKEVKVLLDQLRFPNGVQLSPKEDFVLVAELTMARIRRVYVSGLMKGGADMFVENLPGFPDNIRASSSGGYWVAMSAIRANPGFSMLDFLSEKPGIKRVIFKLFSQDTVVKAVPRYSLVLELSDSGAFRRSLHDPDGLVAPYISEVHEHNGYLYLGSFRSPFICRLSLQSV, from the exons CTCCTTTAGCGGCAGAGTTTTCCGAATGACCTTCTTGATGCTGGCTGTGTCTCTCACTGTTCCCTTGCTTGGAGCCATGCTGCTTCTAGAATCTCCCATAGATCCCCAGCCTCTCAG CTTCAAAGAACCCCCTTTCTTGCTTGGTGTTCTGCAACCAAATACGAAGTTGCGGCAGGCGGAAAGGCTATTTGAAAATCAACTCATTGGGCCAGAGTCCATAGCAAATATTGGGG ATGTGATGTTTACTGGTACAGCAGATGGCCGGGTTGTAAAACTTGAAAATGGGGAAGTAGAGGTCATCGCCCGATTTGGTTCAGGACCATGCA AAACCCGGGATGATGAACCTGCGTGTGGGAGACCCCTGGGCATCCGGGCAGGGCCCAATGGAACTCTTTTTGTGGCTGATGCATATAAGGGACTGTTTGAAGTAAATCCCAGGAAAC GTGAAGTGAAGCTGCTGCTATCCTCTGAGACACCCATTGAGGGAAAGAAAATGTCCTTTGTGAATGATCTTACTATCACCCGTGATGGGAAGAAGATTTATTTTACAGATTCCAGCAGCAAGTGGCAAAGACGGGATTACCTGCTTTTGATAATGGAAGGCAGTGATGATGGGCG CCTGCTGGAGTATGATACAGAGACCAAGGAAGTGAAAGTTTTGTTGGACCAGTTGCGGTTCCCTAATGGGGTCCAGCTTTCTCCCAAAGAAGACTTTGTCCTGGTGGCAGAGTTGACCATGGCCAGGATACGTAG AGTCTATGTGTCTGGCCTGATGAAGGGAGGGGCTGATATGTTTGTGGAGAACTTGCCTGGATTTCCTGACAACATCAGAGCCAGCAGCTCCGGAGGGTACTGGGTTGCCATGTCTGCCATTCGCGCAAACCCTGGCTTTTCCATGTTGGATTTCTTGTCTGAGAAACCTGGCATTAAAAGAGTGATTTTTAAG CTGTTCAGTCAGGACACGGTGGTGAAGGCTGTGCCACGGTATAGCCTCGTCCTAGAACTCAGTGACAGTGGTGCCTTCCGGAGAAGCCTTCACGATCCTGACGGGCTGGTAGCCCCCTACATCAGTGAGGTGCATGAGCACAATGGTTACCTGTACCTGGGGTCCTTCAGGTCTCCCTTCATCTGCAGACTCAGCCTCCAGTCAGTTTAG
- the LOC125353185 gene encoding adipocyte plasma membrane-associated protein isoform X2 — protein MTFLMLAVSLTVPLLGAMLLLESPIDPQPLSFKEPPFLLGVLQPNTKLRQAERLFENQLIGPESIANIGDVMFTGTADGRVVKLENGEVEVIARFGSGPCKTRDDEPACGRPLGIRAGPNGTLFVADAYKGLFEVNPRKREVKLLLSSETPIEGKKMSFVNDLTITRDGKKIYFTDSSSKWQRRDYLLLIMEGSDDGRLLEYDTETKEVKVLLDQLRFPNGVQLSPKEDFVLVAELTMARIRRVYVSGLMKGGADMFVENLPGFPDNIRASSSGGYWVAMSAIRANPGFSMLDFLSEKPGIKRVIFKLFSQDTVVKAVPRYSLVLELSDSGAFRRSLHDPDGLVAPYISEVHEHNGYLYLGSFRSPFICRLSLQSV, from the exons ATGACCTTCTTGATGCTGGCTGTGTCTCTCACTGTTCCCTTGCTTGGAGCCATGCTGCTTCTAGAATCTCCCATAGATCCCCAGCCTCTCAG CTTCAAAGAACCCCCTTTCTTGCTTGGTGTTCTGCAACCAAATACGAAGTTGCGGCAGGCGGAAAGGCTATTTGAAAATCAACTCATTGGGCCAGAGTCCATAGCAAATATTGGGG ATGTGATGTTTACTGGTACAGCAGATGGCCGGGTTGTAAAACTTGAAAATGGGGAAGTAGAGGTCATCGCCCGATTTGGTTCAGGACCATGCA AAACCCGGGATGATGAACCTGCGTGTGGGAGACCCCTGGGCATCCGGGCAGGGCCCAATGGAACTCTTTTTGTGGCTGATGCATATAAGGGACTGTTTGAAGTAAATCCCAGGAAAC GTGAAGTGAAGCTGCTGCTATCCTCTGAGACACCCATTGAGGGAAAGAAAATGTCCTTTGTGAATGATCTTACTATCACCCGTGATGGGAAGAAGATTTATTTTACAGATTCCAGCAGCAAGTGGCAAAGACGGGATTACCTGCTTTTGATAATGGAAGGCAGTGATGATGGGCG CCTGCTGGAGTATGATACAGAGACCAAGGAAGTGAAAGTTTTGTTGGACCAGTTGCGGTTCCCTAATGGGGTCCAGCTTTCTCCCAAAGAAGACTTTGTCCTGGTGGCAGAGTTGACCATGGCCAGGATACGTAG AGTCTATGTGTCTGGCCTGATGAAGGGAGGGGCTGATATGTTTGTGGAGAACTTGCCTGGATTTCCTGACAACATCAGAGCCAGCAGCTCCGGAGGGTACTGGGTTGCCATGTCTGCCATTCGCGCAAACCCTGGCTTTTCCATGTTGGATTTCTTGTCTGAGAAACCTGGCATTAAAAGAGTGATTTTTAAG CTGTTCAGTCAGGACACGGTGGTGAAGGCTGTGCCACGGTATAGCCTCGTCCTAGAACTCAGTGACAGTGGTGCCTTCCGGAGAAGCCTTCACGATCCTGACGGGCTGGTAGCCCCCTACATCAGTGAGGTGCATGAGCACAATGGTTACCTGTACCTGGGGTCCTTCAGGTCTCCCTTCATCTGCAGACTCAGCCTCCAGTCAGTTTAG